In Kineococcus sp. NBC_00420, a single genomic region encodes these proteins:
- a CDS encoding DUF3817 domain-containing protein: MSAERGARGARGLRSVPKVRSALTRYRVMAWLTGIGLVVLVLVGMPQKYFGAFGGGDRVVEVVGVAHGWLYVVLLITTFDLGNRLRWSWQRMVLTALAGTIPFLSFYAERKNARFARTHLDARQAPRATA; encoded by the coding sequence GTGAGTGCTGAACGAGGTGCGCGAGGTGCGCGAGGTCTGCGTTCGGTCCCCAAGGTCCGGTCCGCGCTGACGCGCTACCGCGTCATGGCCTGGCTGACCGGCATCGGTCTGGTCGTCCTGGTGCTGGTCGGCATGCCGCAGAAGTACTTCGGTGCCTTCGGGGGCGGGGACCGCGTGGTCGAGGTCGTCGGTGTCGCCCACGGCTGGCTCTACGTCGTCCTGCTCATCACGACCTTCGACCTCGGCAACCGGCTCCGGTGGTCCTGGCAGCGGATGGTCCTGACCGCCCTGGCCGGGACGATCCCGTTCCTGTCCTTCTACGCCGAGCGCAAGAACGCCCGGTTCGCGCGGACCCACCTCGACGCCCGCCAGGCGCCGCGCGCCACCGCGTGA
- a CDS encoding aminotransferase-like domain-containing protein, whose product MQRVTASLRDLAATLPAGTKLPSSRRLVSDLGVGPVTVQRAIDVLVADGTVATRPGAGTFVARASRTQTVDTDWQRVALGASPVRTEGVLASLAIPSQDVLDMSRGYLDLSLQPSSRLSAAMARAARRPEAWTTPPLQGMPELRTWFAQQLGADRDDVLVSPGGQGALSTVLRSIVPAGSPVLVAVPSYPGAIALLRSAGLVPIPVPTDTDGVRPELLERAFEQTGSRVLYLQPTYANPDGHVLAAERRRPVLEIAARAGAFIVEDDFARWLSHGPTPPPSLLRDDTDGRVITVNSLSKAAGPSLRVGCIVARGPVAQRITGLAVVDHLIVSRPLQEAAVELVTGAGWNAHLRSLSAALGARATKLSTALSRELPDWSFVRPRGGFSTWVRLPRGTDDVELARRALTRGLAVGPGRHFVVAEEDAAYLRLCFAAIPEQHIDAAVRILADSL is encoded by the coding sequence GTGCAGCGCGTCACCGCCAGCCTGCGGGACCTCGCGGCGACCCTGCCCGCGGGCACGAAACTGCCCAGCAGTCGCCGGCTGGTGAGCGACCTCGGCGTCGGGCCGGTCACCGTCCAGCGGGCGATCGACGTGCTCGTCGCGGACGGGACCGTCGCCACCCGGCCGGGCGCGGGCACCTTCGTCGCACGCGCGAGCCGGACCCAGACCGTCGACACGGACTGGCAGCGGGTGGCCCTCGGCGCCTCCCCCGTCCGGACCGAGGGGGTGCTCGCCTCGCTGGCGATCCCCTCCCAGGACGTCCTGGACATGTCCCGCGGCTACCTCGACCTGTCGCTGCAACCGTCGTCCAGGTTGTCGGCGGCCATGGCCCGCGCAGCCCGGCGGCCGGAGGCGTGGACGACCCCACCGCTGCAGGGCATGCCGGAACTGCGGACCTGGTTCGCCCAGCAGCTCGGCGCCGACCGCGACGACGTCCTCGTCAGCCCCGGCGGCCAGGGCGCGCTCTCGACGGTGCTGCGTTCGATCGTGCCGGCCGGCAGTCCCGTCCTCGTCGCCGTCCCGAGCTACCCGGGGGCGATCGCGTTGCTGCGCAGCGCCGGTCTCGTCCCGATCCCCGTCCCCACGGACACCGACGGCGTCCGCCCCGAACTGCTGGAACGTGCCTTCGAGCAGACCGGCTCCCGGGTGCTGTACCTGCAGCCCACCTACGCCAACCCGGACGGCCACGTCCTGGCCGCGGAACGCCGCCGCCCCGTCCTGGAGATCGCCGCCCGCGCCGGGGCGTTCATCGTCGAGGACGACTTCGCCCGGTGGCTCAGCCACGGACCGACACCGCCGCCGTCCCTGCTGCGCGACGACACCGACGGCCGGGTCATCACGGTGAACTCGCTCAGCAAGGCCGCCGGACCCAGCCTGCGGGTGGGGTGCATCGTCGCGCGAGGCCCGGTGGCGCAACGCATCACCGGCCTGGCCGTGGTGGACCACCTCATCGTGTCCCGGCCGCTGCAGGAGGCCGCGGTGGAACTCGTGACCGGGGCGGGCTGGAACGCGCACCTGCGCTCGCTGTCGGCCGCCCTCGGCGCGCGGGCCACGAAGCTCTCGACCGCCCTGTCCCGCGAACTGCCCGACTGGAGCTTCGTCCGCCCGCGCGGCGGGTTCTCCACCTGGGTGCGCCTGCCGCGCGGCACCGACGACGTCGAACTCGCCCGCCGCGCCCTGACCAGGGGTCTCGCCGTCGGGCCGGGACGCCACTTCGTCGTGGCCGAGGAGGACGCCGCCTACCTCCGTCTCTGCTTCGCCGCGATCCCCGAGCAGCACATCGACGCCGCGGTGCGGATCCTCGCCGACTCGCTCTGA
- the guaA gene encoding glutamine-hydrolyzing GMP synthase: protein MELAEVGAERAHRPVLVVDYGAQYAQLIARRVREADTYSEIVPSSMPVAEILAKNPAAVILSGGPSSVYAEGAPQVDASLFEAGVPVLGICYGFQAMAKALGGEVAQTGQREYGGTVANLSDAADSTLLHDQPTEQSVWMSHGDSVSRAPEGFRVTASSAGTPVAAFEDDERRLYGVQWHPEVKHSTHGQDVLVNFLRGGARIDPDWTTGNVIEEQVARIRAQIGDGKVICALSGGVDSAVAGALVQRAVGDQLTCVFVDHGLLRAGESEQVEKDFVASTGVKLHVVDAVQRFAEALDGVSDPEQKRKIIGREFIRVFEQAARDVVEAEGAAGGEVKFLVQGTLYPDVVESGGGTGAATIKSHHNVGGLPDDLAFELVEPLRALFKDEVRAVGVQLGLPEAMVYRQPFPGPGLAIRIVGAVTPERLEILRSADAIARAELTAAGLDRDIWQCPVVLLADVRSVGVQGDGRTYGHPIVLRPVSSEDAMTADWTRLPYDVLAKISTRITNEVPEVNRVVLDVTSKPPGTIEWE from the coding sequence ATCGAACTCGCCGAGGTGGGTGCGGAACGTGCGCACCGCCCCGTGCTCGTCGTCGACTACGGAGCCCAGTACGCGCAGCTCATCGCGCGCCGGGTCCGTGAGGCGGACACCTACTCCGAGATCGTCCCCAGTTCCATGCCGGTGGCCGAGATCCTCGCGAAGAACCCCGCGGCGGTGATCCTCTCCGGCGGCCCGTCCAGCGTGTACGCCGAGGGCGCCCCGCAGGTCGACGCCTCCCTCTTCGAGGCCGGGGTCCCCGTCCTGGGGATCTGCTACGGCTTCCAGGCGATGGCCAAGGCGTTGGGCGGCGAGGTCGCCCAGACCGGTCAGCGCGAGTACGGCGGCACCGTCGCCAACCTGAGCGACGCCGCCGACTCGACGTTGCTGCACGACCAGCCGACCGAGCAGTCGGTGTGGATGTCCCACGGGGACAGCGTGTCCCGCGCACCCGAGGGTTTCCGGGTGACCGCGTCCTCGGCCGGTACCCCGGTCGCGGCCTTCGAGGACGACGAGCGTCGCCTCTACGGCGTGCAGTGGCACCCGGAGGTCAAGCACTCCACGCACGGCCAGGACGTCCTGGTGAACTTCCTGCGGGGCGGTGCCCGCATCGACCCGGACTGGACGACCGGCAACGTCATCGAGGAGCAGGTCGCGCGGATCCGCGCGCAGATCGGTGACGGCAAGGTCATCTGCGCCCTCTCCGGTGGCGTCGACTCCGCGGTCGCCGGGGCCCTGGTGCAGCGCGCCGTGGGCGACCAGCTGACCTGCGTCTTCGTCGACCACGGCCTGCTGCGCGCGGGGGAGTCGGAGCAGGTCGAGAAGGACTTCGTCGCCTCCACCGGGGTGAAGCTGCACGTCGTCGACGCGGTCCAGCGCTTCGCGGAGGCGCTGGACGGGGTCAGCGATCCCGAGCAGAAGCGGAAGATCATCGGCCGCGAGTTCATCCGCGTCTTCGAGCAGGCCGCCCGCGACGTCGTCGAGGCTGAAGGTGCGGCCGGGGGCGAGGTCAAGTTCCTCGTGCAGGGCACCCTGTACCCCGACGTCGTCGAGTCCGGTGGCGGCACCGGCGCGGCGACGATCAAGAGCCACCACAACGTCGGCGGGCTGCCGGACGACCTCGCCTTCGAACTCGTCGAACCGCTGCGGGCGCTGTTCAAGGACGAGGTGCGCGCGGTCGGCGTGCAGCTCGGTCTGCCCGAGGCGATGGTCTACCGCCAGCCGTTCCCCGGTCCAGGACTCGCGATCCGCATCGTCGGGGCGGTGACCCCGGAACGCCTCGAGATCCTGCGGTCCGCCGACGCCATCGCCCGGGCGGAACTCACCGCGGCCGGTCTGGACCGCGACATCTGGCAGTGCCCCGTCGTGCTCCTCGCCGACGTCCGCTCGGTCGGGGTCCAGGGCGACGGGCGGACCTACGGCCACCCGATCGTGCTGCGTCCGGTGTCCTCGGAGGACGCCATGACGGCGGACTGGACGCGGCTGCCCTACGACGTGCTCGCGAAGATCTCGACCCGGATCACCAACGAGGTGCCCGAGGTGAACCGCGTGGTGCTCGACGTCACGAGCAAGCCGCCGGGCACCATCGAGTGGGAGTGA
- a CDS encoding MarR family winged helix-turn-helix transcriptional regulator: protein MRDDTSTAAGLSVLLGPLRRRVLRRSRELADLPDLPEAQVELLRVLTDRGPLTPSQLAETLHLARSTISNLLRVTGVAGLTERSSAGGDLRVVNVSATGSARSLLARYDRASATTLATAANRLSPQDQAALPGVVAVLGRLLAALQDEDESDEGVTSPPVAG, encoded by the coding sequence GTGCGCGACGACACCTCCACCGCGGCCGGTCTCTCGGTCCTGCTGGGACCGTTGCGCCGCAGGGTGTTGCGGCGCAGCCGCGAGCTGGCCGACCTGCCGGACCTCCCCGAGGCCCAGGTCGAGCTGCTGCGCGTCCTGACCGACCGTGGCCCGCTGACCCCGAGCCAGTTGGCCGAGACCCTGCACCTGGCGCGGTCCACGATCAGCAACCTGCTGCGCGTCACGGGGGTCGCCGGTCTCACCGAGCGGTCCTCCGCCGGCGGTGACCTGCGGGTGGTCAACGTCAGCGCGACGGGTTCCGCGCGGTCGCTGCTGGCCCGTTACGACCGGGCGAGCGCGACGACCCTGGCCACTGCGGCGAACCGTCTGAGCCCGCAGGACCAGGCGGCACTGCCCGGGGTCGTCGCCGTGCTGGGACGGCTGCTGGCGGCCCTCCAGGACGAGGACGAGAGCGACGAGGGAGTGACCTCGCCGCCGGTCGCCGGTTAG
- a CDS encoding NUDIX hydrolase, which yields MRALQRVAVHAAVVEEGGADDRLLTLDGSLPWTVLAHGETPTAALRRVLGEHAQVGGLLAVHDGRRTQGDVDLHTVHLVLAVSVAEPPAGEWRPVGAEWPLVADALVALEEAELRRTAPAEDPDVPVVRQRLACYAVVVADGSLLLTRLSTTTPSPGRWTLPGGGVDHGEHPIAAVVREVHEETGMDVVVTGLAEIGAEHFTGRSPRGVLEDFHAVRILVTAAPVEVKVPQVLDVGGSTDLAQWIPLSEAEGVGLVGVAQRGLAIALSENSPGAPPAET from the coding sequence GTGAGGGCGCTGCAACGCGTCGCGGTCCACGCCGCGGTCGTCGAGGAGGGCGGCGCGGACGACCGGCTGCTGACCCTCGACGGTTCGCTGCCCTGGACGGTCCTCGCCCACGGCGAGACCCCGACCGCGGCGCTGCGGCGCGTCCTGGGGGAACACGCCCAGGTCGGGGGACTCCTGGCCGTCCACGACGGTCGCCGCACCCAGGGCGACGTCGACCTGCACACCGTGCACCTGGTCCTGGCCGTCTCGGTCGCCGAACCCCCGGCGGGGGAGTGGCGGCCGGTCGGGGCGGAGTGGCCGCTCGTCGCCGACGCCCTCGTGGCGCTCGAGGAGGCGGAACTGCGGCGCACGGCACCCGCGGAGGACCCCGACGTCCCCGTCGTCCGGCAACGCCTCGCCTGCTACGCCGTCGTCGTCGCGGACGGGTCCCTGCTGCTGACCCGGCTCAGCACCACCACCCCGAGCCCGGGGCGCTGGACCTTGCCGGGAGGCGGTGTCGACCACGGCGAACACCCCATCGCCGCCGTGGTCCGCGAGGTGCACGAGGAGACCGGCATGGACGTCGTCGTGACCGGTCTGGCCGAGATCGGTGCCGAGCACTTCACCGGGCGCTCGCCGCGGGGGGTCCTGGAGGACTTCCACGCCGTGCGCATCCTGGTGACGGCCGCGCCGGTCGAGGTGAAGGTTCCGCAGGTCCTCGACGTCGGCGGCAGCACCGATCTCGCGCAGTGGATCCCGTTGTCCGAGGCGGAAGGCGTCGGCCTCGTTGGAGTTGCGCAACGTGGGCTCGCGATCGCTCTCAGTGAGAACTCGCCGGGGGCACCGCCCGCCGAAACCTGA
- a CDS encoding CsbD family protein — translation MSIADKAKNVVQQTVGKAEEAVGKKTDDAELTAQGHKDQGMGAARQNVEKTKDALDEK, via the coding sequence ATGTCCATCGCGGACAAGGCCAAGAACGTCGTGCAGCAGACCGTCGGCAAGGCCGAGGAAGCCGTCGGGAAGAAGACCGACGACGCGGAGCTGACGGCGCAGGGCCACAAGGACCAGGGGATGGGCGCTGCGCGTCAGAACGTCGAGAAGACCAAGGACGCCCTCGACGAGAAGTGA
- a CDS encoding GNAT family N-acetyltransferase, giving the protein MLHDDQIAADRDSVRETGDEAEDEAVYLAAFARIEADPSSELFVLTDADGTLVGTLQFNVLPGLSRRGSDRAQLEAVRIDSARRGGGLGSQFIGWALEEARRRGCGHVQLTSDARRVDARRFYERLGFVASHVGMKREL; this is encoded by the coding sequence ATGCTGCACGACGACCAGATCGCCGCGGACCGCGACTCGGTGCGCGAGACCGGGGACGAGGCCGAGGACGAGGCGGTCTACCTGGCCGCGTTCGCGCGGATCGAGGCCGACCCGTCCTCGGAACTGTTCGTCCTGACCGACGCCGACGGCACGCTCGTCGGGACGCTGCAGTTCAACGTCCTGCCGGGGTTGTCCCGGCGCGGCTCGGATCGCGCGCAGCTCGAGGCGGTGCGCATCGATTCTGCGCGGCGGGGCGGTGGCCTCGGGTCGCAGTTCATCGGCTGGGCGCTCGAGGAGGCCCGCCGACGCGGGTGCGGGCACGTCCAGCTGACCAGCGACGCGCGCCGCGTCGACGCCCGCCGGTTCTACGAACGGCTGGGTTTCGTCGCGTCGCACGTCGGGATGAAGCGCGAGCTCTGA
- a CDS encoding SURF1 family protein: MSDPRRGLNGRLAGLGLVALLVVVVCSGLGVWQWHRGNVVVTEPPAAQPVVPISTVVDAGASGAAAVLSGDEVGRRVEVHGTFDPALDLLVPGRELGGTVGSWVLGVVVLADGSGVPVVRGWVPQGQAAPPLPTGVVDLTGTLQPPESSDLAPSTAVLPEGQTWIVSAADLINRVDYGVANAYVTDAAPAAGLSAVPPADPGQASHRLDWRNLAYAAQWWVFGLFAIVIWVRVVRDEHAAAGEDDGDASSDEHVDGHGGRDMSGAR, encoded by the coding sequence GTGTCAGATCCCCGTCGCGGCCTCAACGGCCGGCTCGCCGGACTCGGCCTGGTGGCCCTGCTCGTCGTGGTCGTCTGCAGCGGCCTCGGGGTCTGGCAGTGGCACCGCGGGAACGTGGTCGTCACCGAACCCCCTGCGGCCCAGCCGGTCGTCCCGATCTCGACGGTCGTCGACGCCGGGGCCTCGGGTGCCGCGGCCGTGCTCTCCGGTGACGAGGTCGGCCGCCGCGTCGAGGTCCACGGCACCTTCGACCCGGCCCTGGACCTGCTGGTCCCCGGGCGTGAGCTCGGGGGGACCGTCGGGTCCTGGGTCCTCGGCGTCGTCGTGCTGGCGGACGGGTCCGGGGTCCCCGTCGTGCGGGGCTGGGTCCCGCAGGGGCAGGCCGCGCCGCCCCTGCCGACCGGCGTCGTCGACCTGACCGGGACGCTGCAACCCCCCGAGAGTTCCGACCTCGCACCCTCGACCGCCGTCCTGCCCGAGGGGCAGACGTGGATCGTCAGCGCCGCGGACCTGATCAACCGCGTGGACTACGGCGTCGCCAACGCCTACGTCACCGACGCCGCGCCGGCCGCCGGGTTGAGCGCCGTCCCGCCCGCCGATCCCGGGCAGGCCTCGCACCGCCTGGACTGGCGAAACCTCGCCTACGCCGCGCAGTGGTGGGTGTTCGGGTTGTTCGCGATCGTGATCTGGGTGCGGGTCGTGCGCGACGAGCACGCCGCCGCAGGAGAGGATGACGGCGACGCGAGCTCGGACGAGCACGTCGACGGTCACGGAGGACGAGACATGAGTGGTGCCCGGTGA
- a CDS encoding alpha/beta fold hydrolase produces the protein MAPTGHTRRITTGDGLTLAVHGWDGSGAGAQAHPVLLHHGFSSSTSVEWPRSGVLDALLATGRRVVAVDARGHGASDKPHDAARYGEARMAADVIDVLDALDLAQVDLVGYSMGSVVSLLVASTHPDRVHRLAVGGVGAGIVEVGGVDTRALSSARLAEALRSPDPATITDPMVRGFREFAEQTGNDLPALAAQADAVHASPLALDRITAPTLVVAGDADPLAQRPEVLVAAVPGARLQLVRGDHGAALTDPRFAAAIAGFLTP, from the coding sequence GTGGCCCCGACCGGGCACACCCGGCGGATCACCACCGGCGACGGGCTCACGCTCGCCGTCCACGGCTGGGACGGTTCCGGCGCCGGGGCGCAGGCCCACCCGGTCCTGCTGCACCACGGCTTCAGTTCCAGCACGTCCGTGGAGTGGCCGCGCTCCGGGGTCCTGGACGCCCTGCTCGCCACCGGGCGCCGGGTCGTCGCGGTGGACGCCCGCGGTCACGGGGCGTCGGACAAGCCCCACGACGCGGCACGCTACGGCGAGGCCCGGATGGCCGCCGACGTGATCGACGTCCTCGACGCCCTGGACCTGGCGCAGGTCGACCTGGTCGGGTACTCGATGGGGTCGGTCGTCTCGCTGCTGGTGGCCTCGACCCACCCGGACCGCGTCCACCGCCTCGCCGTGGGCGGCGTCGGCGCCGGGATCGTCGAGGTGGGCGGCGTGGACACCCGCGCCCTCTCCTCCGCCCGCCTCGCCGAGGCGCTGCGCTCACCCGACCCCGCCACGATCACCGACCCGATGGTCCGGGGGTTCCGCGAGTTCGCCGAGCAGACCGGCAACGACCTGCCGGCCCTGGCCGCCCAGGCCGACGCCGTGCACGCCTCCCCCCTCGCGCTGGACCGGATCACCGCGCCCACGCTCGTGGTGGCCGGCGACGCCGACCCCCTCGCGCAGCGCCCGGAGGTCCTCGTCGCCGCCGTCCCGGGAGCCCGGCTCCAGCTGGTCCGGGGTGACCACGGCGCAGCCCTCACCGACCCCCGGTTCGCCGCTGCGATCGCCGGGTTCCTGACCCCGTGA
- a CDS encoding methyl-accepting chemotaxis protein produces the protein MPAQNPGTRRLLADRSMTTKIAAAVLAASTVAVGVGAVGLVGMQRAEDEVAKISDQHVAGMADISTARGAIAAQYRAEFLALIPGADVPASVQSAHEADAALTKALDSYEARGSVGASSKAVAELRTSYGEYATLRDVLVLQQAPPSGFQMPAGDQIGARFGGAENGFNAAIATLQADETRQAAAGRAAAEQAVSRARTIVLAVLVGGLLLSGAIGLAVVRLIRRQLDSVATALDAVAEGDLTVAAEVHSADELGAMAGAVNRARDGIRSVVSRMASSAADLAGSSQQLTSVAGELSHGAQESAAQAQVVSAATGEISANIATVAAAGEEMTSAIREISSATAEASSTASTAVASADEANATIQRLGTSSREIGDVVKLITSIAEQTNLLALNATIEAARAGEMGKGFAVVAGEVKELAQQTARATEEIVSRVGATQTDAEAASVVIGQIAEVIARIDGLQATIAAAVEEQSATTSEMVRNVNEVATGSQEISTNISGIAAAASRTTDSAGATATAAAEVSRAAGDLTALVVTFRV, from the coding sequence GTGCCCGCTCAGAACCCCGGAACCCGACGACTGCTCGCCGACCGGTCGATGACGACCAAGATCGCCGCCGCCGTCCTGGCCGCGTCGACCGTGGCCGTCGGGGTCGGCGCCGTGGGTCTGGTCGGCATGCAGCGCGCCGAGGACGAGGTCGCGAAGATCAGCGACCAGCACGTGGCGGGGATGGCGGACATCTCCACCGCGCGCGGCGCGATCGCCGCCCAGTACCGCGCGGAGTTCCTGGCCCTCATCCCCGGCGCCGACGTCCCGGCCTCCGTCCAGTCGGCCCACGAGGCGGACGCGGCGCTCACGAAGGCCCTCGACAGCTACGAGGCCCGCGGCTCCGTCGGCGCGTCGTCGAAGGCGGTCGCGGAACTGCGCACCTCCTACGGCGAGTACGCCACGTTGCGCGACGTCCTGGTGCTGCAGCAAGCGCCGCCCAGCGGTTTCCAGATGCCCGCGGGTGATCAGATCGGGGCCCGCTTCGGCGGGGCCGAGAACGGCTTCAACGCCGCCATCGCCACCCTGCAGGCGGACGAGACCCGCCAGGCCGCGGCCGGTCGGGCCGCCGCCGAACAGGCCGTCAGCCGGGCCAGGACGATCGTCCTCGCGGTGCTGGTCGGCGGGCTGCTGCTCTCCGGGGCCATCGGCCTGGCCGTCGTGCGGCTGATCCGCCGCCAGCTCGACAGCGTCGCGACCGCCCTCGACGCCGTCGCCGAGGGCGATCTCACCGTCGCCGCCGAGGTCCACTCCGCCGACGAGCTCGGGGCGATGGCCGGGGCGGTCAACCGCGCCCGCGACGGCATCCGTTCCGTGGTCTCCCGGATGGCCTCCTCGGCGGCCGACCTGGCCGGGTCCTCGCAGCAGCTGACGTCCGTGGCCGGCGAGCTGTCCCACGGGGCGCAGGAGTCCGCCGCGCAGGCCCAGGTCGTCTCCGCCGCCACCGGGGAGATCTCCGCCAACATCGCCACGGTGGCCGCCGCCGGGGAGGAGATGACGTCCGCGATCCGGGAGATCTCCAGCGCCACCGCCGAGGCGTCCTCCACCGCGAGCACCGCCGTGGCCTCCGCCGACGAGGCCAACGCGACCATCCAGCGCCTCGGCACCTCCAGCCGGGAGATCGGTGACGTCGTCAAGCTCATCACCTCGATCGCCGAGCAGACGAACCTCCTCGCCCTGAACGCGACCATCGAGGCCGCCCGGGCCGGTGAGATGGGCAAGGGTTTCGCCGTGGTCGCCGGCGAGGTCAAGGAACTCGCGCAGCAGACGGCGCGGGCGACGGAGGAGATCGTGTCCCGGGTGGGTGCGACGCAGACCGACGCGGAGGCGGCGTCGGTCGTCATCGGGCAGATCGCCGAGGTCATCGCCCGCATCGACGGCCTGCAGGCGACCATCGCCGCCGCCGTGGAGGAGCAGTCCGCGACCACGTCGGAGATGGTCCGCAACGTCAACGAGGTCGCGACCGGGTCGCAGGAGATCTCCACGAACATCTCCGGCATCGCCGCGGCCGCGTCGCGCACCACCGACAGCGCGGGGGCCACGGCGACGGCGGCGGCGGAGGTCTCCCGGGCGGCCGGGGACCTCACCGCGCTCGTCGTGACCTTCCGGGTCTAA
- a CDS encoding phenolic acid decarboxylase produces MTTHRAPTPTPSDPTPPQDLDGLVGHRFVYTYANGWQYEMYVKNERTIDYRIHSGMVGGRWVKDQEVDLVQLDEDSFKLSWNEPTGTSVVVNVMPGRRRLHGTIFFPRWVEEDGSRTVLFQNDHLPLMRRYRDAGPTYPILVVPEFARITFFEHVGTDDDTVVSVAPGDLPADFTAQEN; encoded by the coding sequence GTGACGACTCACCGCGCGCCGACGCCCACGCCCAGCGACCCCACACCCCCGCAGGACCTCGACGGACTGGTCGGGCACCGGTTCGTCTACACCTACGCCAACGGCTGGCAGTACGAGATGTACGTCAAGAACGAACGCACCATCGACTACCGCATCCACTCCGGGATGGTCGGCGGGCGGTGGGTCAAGGACCAGGAGGTCGACCTCGTCCAGCTCGACGAGGACAGCTTCAAGCTCTCCTGGAACGAACCGACCGGGACGTCGGTCGTGGTCAACGTCATGCCGGGACGGCGCCGCCTGCACGGCACCATCTTCTTCCCCCGCTGGGTGGAGGAGGACGGGTCCAGGACCGTGCTGTTCCAGAACGACCACCTGCCCCTGATGCGGCGCTACCGCGACGCCGGGCCCACCTACCCGATCCTCGTCGTCCCCGAGTTCGCCCGGATCACGTTCTTCGAGCACGTCGGCACCGACGACGACACCGTCGTCTCCGTCGCCCCCGGCGACCTGCCCGCCGACTTCACCGCGCAGGAGAACTGA
- a CDS encoding helix-turn-helix transcriptional regulator, which yields MGRTSAQGRGNRVRAARTVRGLTQAELATAADVTRQTVVAIEAGNYAPSVYLALDIARHLGRSVEELFDAEEATT from the coding sequence ATGGGCAGGACATCGGCACAGGGCCGAGGGAACCGCGTCCGGGCGGCGAGGACGGTCCGCGGACTGACGCAGGCGGAACTCGCGACGGCGGCCGACGTGACGCGGCAGACGGTGGTCGCGATCGAGGCGGGGAACTACGCCCCGTCGGTCTACCTGGCCCTCGACATCGCACGGCACCTGGGACGGAGCGTCGAAGAACTCTTCGACGCGGAGGAGGCGACGACGTGA